The Cucurbita pepo subsp. pepo cultivar mu-cu-16 chromosome LG08, ASM280686v2, whole genome shotgun sequence genome contains a region encoding:
- the LOC111800910 gene encoding uncharacterized protein LOC111800910, giving the protein MANPSGNHQEAGQPSSSFDGGNPSNGNSTPVPAADSSSSALAMKHNPGISTDWTSDEQLTLEEGLKKYAGESSVIRYAKIAMQLPNKTVRDVALRCRWMNKKENSKRRKEEHNLTRKNKDKKERVSDPSMKSAQVAARPNVSPYGMPMIPMDNDDGVSYKAIGGTTGELLEQNAHAMNQISSNLASFQIQDNISLFCQTRDNILKIMSDLNEMPEVMKQMPPLPVKVNDELANTILPPTAHSMQS; this is encoded by the exons ATGGCTAACCCATCTGGGAACCATCAAGAAGCTGGCCAACCCTCGTCTTCCTTCGATGGAGGGAACCCCAGCAATGGTAATTCCACCCCAGTGCCTGCAGCGGATAGTTCCAGCTCCGCTCTTGCGATGAAGCACAATCCTGGTATCTCCACGGATTGGACATCTGATGAGCAGCTCACACTGGAAGAAGGCCTTAAGAA ATATGCCGGAGAGTCTAGTGTTATTCGTTATGCAAAGATTGCTATGCAGCTACCAAATAAAACTGTACGAGATGTTGCCTTGCGTTGCAGATGGATGAAT aaaaaggaaaatagcaagagaaggaaggaagaacaCAATTTAACAAGAAAGAATAAAGATAAGAAG GAAAGAGTATCTGACCCTTCAATGAAGTCAGCACAGGTTGCAGCTAGGCCTAATGTGTCTCCTTATGGAATGCCTATGATTCCCATGGACAATGATGACGGCGTCTCATATAAAG CTATTGGTGGTACAACTGGAGAGCTTCTTGAACAGAATGCACATGCCATGAATCAAATATCTTCTAATCTTGCATCTTTTCAG ATACAAGATAATATCAGTCTCTTCTGCCAAACGCGAGATAACATCCTCAAAATAATGAGCGA CTTGAACGAAATGCCCGAAGTAATGAAGCAGATGCCGCCTCTTCCAGTGAAGGTGAACGACGAGTTAGCGAACACAATCCTGCCACCGACCGCTCACTCTATGCAATCATGA
- the LOC111800911 gene encoding histone chaperone RTT106-like isoform X1, with protein MFLSFGGLVMSTPPNMATITAALERSLQNCSLSRHRRRHHDHHHQQQQAPNSSSSDLLQPPTTLDLNSHISLPCHWEQCLDLKTGEIYYINWRNGMKAKEDPRSITEDHYSEDYYYSDDDDDDDSDESSTESSNNNNENNKNYAAMEEQEEEEEEEEDVLVVAGCKSCLMYFMVPKLVEDCPKCSNGQLLHFDRSENEIP; from the exons ATGTTCTTAAGCTTTGGTGGGTTAGTAATGAGTACACCTCCAAATATGGCAACAATCACAGCCGCCTTAGAACGCTCTCTTCAAAACTGTTCCTTAagccgccaccgccgccgccatcatgatcatcatcaccaacaacaacaagcCCCAAATTCCTCTTCTTCTGATCTTCTTCAACCTCCCACCACTTTGGACCTCAACTCCCATATCTCTCTCCCTTGCCACTGGGAGCAGTGTCTCGACTTAAAG aCGGGGGAGATTTACTACATAAACTGGAGGAATGGAATGAAGGCGAAGGAAGATCCAAGGTCTATCACAGAAGATCATTATAGTGAAGATTACTATTACTCGGATgacgatgacgatgatgaTAGTGACGAGTCGTCGACAGAGTCATCGAATAACAACAATGAGAACAACAAGAACTATGCAGCCATggaagaacaggaagaagaagaggaggaggaggaggatgtGTTGGTGGTGGCAGGTTGCAAGAGCTGCCTAATGTATTTTATGGTGCCAAAGCTTGTTGAAGATTGTCCAAAATGCAGTAATGGTCAGCTTCTTCATTTTGATCGCTCTGAAAATGAGATTCCATGA
- the LOC111800908 gene encoding uncharacterized protein LOC111800908, whose product MMGSRNGVKGFIIPLIWMFISSSWIFPETVGQKISSSSSLIQYGRDSVQRNDGLEALEEEDNTVRVDPLNHFKMYRGGYNITNKHYWSSTIFTGAAGYGIGVAWLVCGIAYGGFFAATLCCGKRRSKGKLKKMSHCGDKFYLWTILLATFFTILALVGCGLVIVGSSRFDREAKDVVKIIIETANGASNTIQNTTSAMKDMIHNLEASKGIGTHEEAAATTLTSTSHKLDAQAANIQCQANKNRRLIHKGLNIMYIVTMVTISLNLGAVIGLSVFGILRLHRLFHSFILLCWFLTVVCWMLFGLYLFLNNFSIDSCRALEMFQENPNNNSLSSILPCEQLLTAKSALTDVSSEIYDLVNQVNTHILVSYPDIGLVCNPFSEPPYYEYQPKNCAANTIRIRDIPKVLKLLTCSDESNGGCENRQFMSNSEYKTVEAYTNSVQDFFNVYPGMESLVNCQTVKDAFSKILEHHCRPLESYANMVWAGLVFVSVVMLCLVLIWTISANVEHKLHPSADASVLPNSSTTPKMMEMSTL is encoded by the exons ATGATGGGATCAAGAAATGGAGTTAAAGGGTTCATAATTCCTCTGATTTGGATGTTCATCAGTTCATCCTGGATTTTCCCGGAAACTGTGGGACAGAAAATTTCATCCTCCAGCTCTCTAATACAATATG GGAGAGATTCTGTGCAGAGAAATGATGGGTTGGAAGCACTTGAGGAAGAAGATAATACTGTTAGAGTTGATCCTTTGAACCATTTCAAGATGTATAGAGGTGGATATAACATCACCAACAAACACTATTGGAGT TCAACAATATTCACAGGAGCTGCAGGGTATGGGATTGGAGTGGCCTGGCTTGTGTGTGGAATAGCATATGGAGGATTTTTTGCAGCAACTTTGTGTTGTGGCAAGAGAAGGAGCAAgggaaagttgaagaaaatgtCACATTGTGGGGACAAATTTTACCTATGGACCATTCTTTTGGCTACTTTCTTCACAATTTTGGCTCT GGTGGGATGTGGATTGGTGATTGTAGGCAGCAGTAGATTTGATAGAGAGGCAAAGGATGTGGTGAAGATCATAATAGAGACAGCCAATGGGGCATCAAACACTATACAAAACACAACTTCAGCTATGAAAGACATGATTCATAACTTAGAAGCTTCTAAAGGAATTGGAACTCATGAGGAGGCAGCTGCTACAACTTTGACTTCTACCTCTCACAAACTTGATGCTCAAGCTGCAAATATTCAGTGCCAAGCCAACAAGAACAGGCGCTTGATCCACAAGGGCCTCAACATAAT GTACATAGTGACTATGGTTACAATTTCCTTGAACCTGGGAGCTGTAATTGGTCTGTCTG TATTTGGGATCCTCAGATTACATAGACTATTTCACAG CTTCATTCTACTGTGCTGGTTTCTAACAGTCGTGTGTTGGATGCTCTTTGGCTTGTATCTTTTCTTGAACAA TTTCTCAATAGACAGTTGCAGAGCTCTTGAAATGTTTCAAGAAAATCCCAACAACAATAGCCTCAGTTCTATTCTCCCATGTGAGCAGCTGCTGACAGCCAAATCAGCTCTAACTGATGTTAGCTCAGAGATTTATGATCTTGTTAATCag gTCAACACACATATTTTAGTATCATATCCAGACATTGGTTTGGTCTGCAATCCTTTCTCAGAACCTCCATATTATGAATATCAACCCAAAAACTGTGCAGCGAACACCATTCGTATCCGAGATATCCCCAAG GTGCTAAAGCTACTCACATGTTCTGATGAAAGCAATGGAGGGTGTGAGAATAGGCAGTTCATGTCGAACTCAGAGTACAAAACGGTGGAGGCTTACACAAACTCAGTACAAGATTTCTTCAATGTGTATCCAGGCATGGAAAGCCTTGTGAACTGCCAAACAGTGAAGGATGCGTTTTCAAAGATCTTAGAACACCATTGCAGGCCTTTGGAGAGCTATGCCAACATGGTTTGGGCAGGCCTTGTGTTTGTCTCAGTTGTTATGCTgtgtttggttttgatttggaCAATCTCAGCAAATGTTGAGCATAAACTTCACCCTTCAGCAGATGCCTCAGTGCTGCCCAATTCTTCAACTACTCCAAAGATGATGGAGATGTCTACCCTTTGA
- the LOC111800911 gene encoding uncharacterized protein LOC111800911 isoform X2 has protein sequence MFLSFGGLVMSTPPNMATITAALERSLQNCSLSRHRRRHHDHHHQQQQAPNSSSSDLLQPPTTLDLNSHISLPCHWEQCLDLKVIFFGFKCEVFCLFFFWQTGEIYYINWRNGMKAKEDPRSITEDHYSEDYYYSDDDDDDDSDESSTESSNNNNENNKNYAAMEEQEEEEEEEEDVLVVAGCKSCLMYFMVPKLVEDCPKCSNGQLLHFDRSENEIP, from the exons ATGTTCTTAAGCTTTGGTGGGTTAGTAATGAGTACACCTCCAAATATGGCAACAATCACAGCCGCCTTAGAACGCTCTCTTCAAAACTGTTCCTTAagccgccaccgccgccgccatcatgatcatcatcaccaacaacaacaagcCCCAAATTCCTCTTCTTCTGATCTTCTTCAACCTCCCACCACTTTGGACCTCAACTCCCATATCTCTCTCCCTTGCCACTGGGAGCAGTGTCTCGACTTAAAGGTTATCTTTTTTGGGTTCA AATGTGaggttttttgtttgttttttttttggcagaCGGGGGAGATTTACTACATAAACTGGAGGAATGGAATGAAGGCGAAGGAAGATCCAAGGTCTATCACAGAAGATCATTATAGTGAAGATTACTATTACTCGGATgacgatgacgatgatgaTAGTGACGAGTCGTCGACAGAGTCATCGAATAACAACAATGAGAACAACAAGAACTATGCAGCCATggaagaacaggaagaagaagaggaggaggaggaggatgtGTTGGTGGTGGCAGGTTGCAAGAGCTGCCTAATGTATTTTATGGTGCCAAAGCTTGTTGAAGATTGTCCAAAATGCAGTAATGGTCAGCTTCTTCATTTTGATCGCTCTGAAAATGAGATTCCATGA